The genomic DNA TGCGTCAAGCTTTCCTCCGCCTTCGCCTTTATCACGCTCTCGACGCACCCGAAGAAGTTGAGGACGCACGCCATCCTAAGCTGATAAAAAACGTGGGAGCCCCGCTTTACCGCGGCGACGATGCCGACGTTCTTCAGCACGGCCAGGTGCTTCGAGACGGTCGAGACGTCGGCGCCGACCATCTCGGTCAACTCGCAGACGCACCGCTCCCCGCGCGAAAGCTCGTC from bacterium includes the following:
- a CDS encoding metalloregulator ArsR/SmtB family transcription factor, with the protein product MDPKKQGRFETLAQVIKAMAHPTRLFVVDELSRGERCVCELTEMVGADVSTVSKHLAVLKNVGIVAAVKRGSHVFYQLRMACVLNFFGCVESVIKAKAEESLTHVERTLPRRRR